The Pseudomonas moraviensis genome contains the following window.
TGAAGGATGCGCAAGGCAAAGCGACGTTGACGGGGGGAGCCGATCCTCGGCGTGAGGGAGAAGCGTTGGGGGATTGAGTATTACGAAGTGGGGAGAAAAGGCTTACCGGGAGGTAAGTTTTTTCTCCTCACGGCTACTGTCTTATCGATCAGCGATTCGCCACCAAATGCACCCCAAACAGCAAATAGCACCCACCTGCCAACCGATCCAGCCACTGGCGTGACCGCTCGTAGACACCGGCAACCCGACGGCTGGCGAAGAACAGGGCGACGCTGCAATACCAGCTGAACGACAGCGTGGCCATGGTCAGCACGGCCAGCGCCAGCAGGAGCGGCGGTACGTGGGCCGGCATGGCGGTGGCGAAGATGGTGGCGACGAACAGTGCCGATTTCGGGTTGGTCATGTTGCCGAGGAAACCGCGAGCGTAGACGCCGAAATAAGTCTGCCGGGGCGCAGCCGGCGTACCCGGGGCAATCGCAGCCTTGCGCTTGAATTGCTTCACTCCCAGATAAATCAGGTAGCAACCGCCGGCAATCTTGAAGCCCAGATAGAGGGTCGGCGCGGCGCTGAACAGCGTCTTGATTCCCAAGCCGCCGGCAAGGCCCCACAACACCGTGCCGGTGGCCACGCCCAGCGCAGCCACCACGCCATGTCGGCGCGAGTGACTGGCCGCGAGTTGCGCGATGTTGAAGAAATTCGGCCCGGGCGTGACCACCGCCACTGTCCACAACAGCGTAAGCGACAGCAAAGGGGCCAGATATCCGGCAACAGAAACGTCCATGAGCGTTGCGCCTGTCAGGTGAAATGAGACGTCTACCTTGCTACATCCGCTGACGGTTTTCCATCAACACCCGTTAAACCGCAAGCGTCTTGCCGTCCACTCCATCCCCAATCTTCAGGAAATGCCCGCCCGCAACATGATGCAGCGTGCGCAATCCATCCTGCCCTTCGAAATGCCAGCGCCCATCGCTGAACACACGCTCGTCCGCCTGGGCGGCTATGACTTCGGCGAGGAACAGGTCGTATTGCTCGTGATTGCGCGGCTCCGGCAGCAGGCGGCATTCGAGCCAGGCGACACAGCCTTCCAGCAACGGCGCTTCAATGTGTTCGCCTGCGAAGGTGTGCAGGCCATACGCCTGAAACTTGTCCTTCCCCTGATCGCGGGTGATTTCCAGGCCGGA
Protein-coding sequences here:
- a CDS encoding LysE family translocator yields the protein MDVSVAGYLAPLLSLTLLWTVAVVTPGPNFFNIAQLAASHSRRHGVVAALGVATGTVLWGLAGGLGIKTLFSAAPTLYLGFKIAGGCYLIYLGVKQFKRKAAIAPGTPAAPRQTYFGVYARGFLGNMTNPKSALFVATIFATAMPAHVPPLLLALAVLTMATLSFSWYCSVALFFASRRVAGVYERSRQWLDRLAGGCYLLFGVHLVANR
- a CDS encoding flavin reductase family protein, with translation MSDSHRRPVPLNKAYRLLNHGPTVLVSAAHDGQRNIMAAAWAMPLDFEPPKVAVVLDKSTWTRQLLEASGTFVLNVPCVNQADIVQTVGNTSGLEITRDQGKDKFQAYGLHTFAGEHIEAPLLEGCVAWLECRLLPEPRNHEQYDLFLAEVIAAQADERVFSDGRWHFEGQDGLRTLHHVAGGHFLKIGDGVDGKTLAV